CTGCCAAAAGTCTGAAAGTGCTGGATTGTGTTGCTCAGCCTGGGAACAGCAAAGGGCTGTCAACCTGGGGCTGAAGTACCCAGAGGGGCACAGCAGGAGAAATGGTAACTTTACATGTTCTGGGTTTCCTTGTGGAAGTGGTTATCTGGGCAGACACGTGGGAACCGAGCCGCCAGCACCGCTCTGGAAGCGAGCGGCTTCCAGCCGTCCGGCCATGCTTGTGGCCGTGGGTCGGCGGGAAGGTGGTGTGGAGCCCCCCAGGACACTTGTCTTTGTTCAAAAAGCCCTGTGGCTTCTCCCCGGGGCAGAGGGTGTTTTGAGTAAGAGACTGGAAAAAGCAGTCCATCCCTTGGGGCGAAGGCAGTCAGACTGCATTAGAGGAAGGCAGATGCTTAAAAGATGCTGGCtcatggtggtggtggtgctttGTTGTTTGCATTTTGGTAGTTCCCCCAGGAAGCCCCAGCAGGCTAGCCGAAGGGGAAGCAGCCCTGTCCCCCTCTGCTTCTGCTAATGCTAGATTGTGAcatgtgaatttttattttcgTGTGTTTCTGGTCCCAGGCAATACAGTGTTCGTTATCGGGAAAAGGGGGAATCAGCAAGGTGGGATTACAAGCAGGTGTCCAACCGTCGGGCGCTGGTGGAGAATCTGCTGCCGGACACCATGTACGAGTTTGCTGTCCAAATCttggagggagaaaaggaaggcaaaTGGAGTGTGTCTGTTTACCAACGGACTCCAGAGGCGGGTACGTATTAAAAAGGTCCTTGGGGTGATGCAAATTTTAGGGTTTAAACTGGGAAATACGGCTGACTTGAGGGAAAGCCAGAATAAGTGGTCGTCTGGGGCAGCAGAGGGTTGGGAACCTGGGAAGACCCTTGGTCCTGCTGCCCGTGTCTCTGCAGCAGTGCCCTGGAGAGCACATCGGGTTGCTCTTGCAGCAGGATGAGAACAGGGGGAGATGATTTGGGTATTTCTGGGGGACGGGTCAGCAGCTTGGACCCCTGCAGCTGGATTTGCCCCTTCCTTTGGGaggagcagcctggctgctgaCCCTCTTTGTGAGTAGCAAATTTAAATCCTGCCTCCCCCATGGAGAAGCCATGGTGCCCCTTTGGTACAGGGAAGTGGACCATAACAACTGACTTACCACATCATTCCAGCTAAGCCACAGTAGCAGTCTCGTGCAGACAGCCTGTTCCTAAAAGTATGGAGTAAAATTTCATGACAGGAGTCTGATACAGAAATGTGATACAGGTAGGCATGGACCTGAGCCATGTGTGCTCTTCACGTTTGTCTTTGAAATGGCCATATAGGAATTTCTGCtatgagaaggagaaaaaggtgtGTGCTCTTAGGTCAACTTTTCTTACTTGCCTCTTCTGCATGTGACTGTttcacagctcctgccagcGCACCTGAAAATTTGGATGTTTGGCCATTAAAGGGCAAACCAACCTCCGTCGCAGCATCCTGGGATGCTCTCCCAGAGAGTGAAGGAAAAGTCAAAGGTAAGTCTTCACTGTTGGTTTTTAACCCCCTCAAGGAGCTGGTCTTCTCAAAGCCAGACTGCCACTCGGTAGCAAGCTGGAACCTCTGACTGTGCCcggattttttcatttattaatggCTTACACCCAagcaagattttcttctttccagccCAGCATCTCTGCAACGCTGCTGGGAAGCCGTCATCACTGTGTGCCTGGGATGTTACAGAGCTTCCCAGGGTGTCATGCGTGCACACATACCTCTTCTGCTGTTAATAAGCAGGTCAAAACGGAGCTCAAGAAGGAAGTTTCCCAAAGGATTTGTAACAGTTaggtgaaaaaggaaaagttggtAGTTGCCAAGAAGTGAGTGGGTTtatgttgtgttttatttctagttTATCGTGGAAGGAAAGCCTCAGCTTAAGAAGCAAGTGCAAAGGGTGATTTCAACAGATATCATGCATAAGCCTTGTGTACTGTAGCGTTATCATACATGGTCATAAAGCTAGTTTGTCAGTGACTGTTTACTTgcataggatttttttaaaaaagctttctgggaggtttttttttcctttttccctctgaaaatgAACAGGCTGATTTTTTGGCTGCTCCAGTTCTCCAGTGGTTGACGGAATTGTGTTCTTGAGTTACACAAGTTTCAGAAGGTGCCTTATCAGCACTGTAGCATCTCAGGATTTAAAAAACCTTTGGCCCGGAGGGAAGTGTCTGCTTACAAGACCTACTTTATGTGTTCTTGAGGGCAGTGGTGGAATTCCTTCCTCTTTGAAGTCAGTAGGAGTCTTGCCAATTGCTTCAGTGAAGCTGCAATTGTGTCcaagaattattatttcttaaagTAGGGTCATGCAGGGACATTATCTGAAATTTCAAATCTGCTCCTGATTTTGAGCAGTGTGTAGCCCTTTGTCCATTTTTGTCTGCTGATCTTTAGATGATTCATCCAAGGCAGTCATTCTAATGATAACTGATATTCAAGGGCTGAACGCTTCTATGTGTCTAATATATCATTGTTTCCCTTGAGTATGAGGTATTACAggagaggttttatttttaaactaaataaatgacaaaaatgacatttataCTGGCTAAATGAAACCACTGAATTAGCAATTCGTGGTCATTCTAATAGCACATGGTAATCaggaatttttgtcttttggtacttttgtttttcaaccttttatatatttataccacataataaaataatgggAGAAAATGCCTTCCAGTAGCCATATGAGAGTTACCGGAAGTAACATCAGTGTCTCTACAATTAAAGCAACTCCTGTGtatcttaaaacaaacaaacaaaaaaccaaatccAAAGCTCACCATGCCTtctaatgcatttattttttttcaactgagcattaaatgcatttgcatataaaatattcattttttttcttgattttgatGACCTATGCATGTCTCATTTCTTAATGCAATGAATATGggctcattttcagaaaaaaataagtttcctgtttttaaaggtGTTACTATGTTCTAGAGTTTTCCCATCATGGCACTGTGACTTCTCAAGCGTTATTGTGTTTCTTGGTGTAGAGAGAAAAAACTGGCAGCCcttggaatttattttcaaaatcctGTTTTGGTCCGATACCCGTGCTTCTTACAGAGgattgaaaagaaaaggaagcctGCACATGGCTGAGATCTTACCTACACTGCCTGGGAGCGTAATGGGAAGACTCCTCTTCATGCATGCCTACAATTATTCCTACAGGGGTGAAATTTCTCTCGATACAGAAAGCTAATAGAGAGCACAGGTACCACAGTAATCCTAAACTGAAAGGCGAGAGCAGAGTGAGTTTCTTAAGTGGCAAGAAGACCTTGCTTTGCTCTCTCTGCAGTGGTGTTTGGCCCCAGCTGTAGTTAGGCACGGTGTGTCAGATTTTGATTTTGTTGGACAGGCATGCTATTGCTACCATTTGGCAATATGCAGTGCTGTTATTTCCTCATAGGAGTATATTTTCTGAATAAGAACCTCAATCCTCCAAGCACAAATTTTACCTACTGGCCTGTCCATTACAGCTAAACCCCCTCCAAGCAAAGACTCAGCTGAAAACACTTGTATTTGACTGCAGTAATATTGTTCTCAAGATTAAAGTAATTGCTTTGGTGTTTTCATGGGTATGCCTGTCAGgctccagcactgctgaggACTGAGTATGTGGCCTTTGGAGCTGGTAGAGTTTCACCACAGTGGACTagcagagctgcttttgcaTGACTAGGGTCTTAAAATACAGTGCAATTACAGATGTGTCGAGGCTCTGTTGGAAAATTAAGGTAAGAAAGTAATTAATACTAATGAATAATGTCACCTGATTTTAATACTGATGTCTTGAACAATAATTATGTGAATACAccattttgttcttctttcaaataaaaaaaaaagaaagtttttttaCATTCTTATTTGCTGTGGACATAGCTACAGTCAGCAACGCAATTCTGTATTGTCCACCATTGTGAGCAAGTTATGTTTTGGAAGAATGTTCTCTGAATCATGTGTTGTTGATTGCAAATATCTTGGTAGCTAATCAGTAAGttcaaaatttctctttcttttgggAAGTCTAAAATCTGCTTGCAGTCCATCAGTCATAGCAGCATGGGTATTCTGATTTTAGCGATCTGCACTACCTAACATTTGCACAGTCTTTTGGACTGGATTTCCACTAGAAGTAGGACAGTGCGTATTTTCCTGTCAATGTTCATACATGTTTTCTGCCTATAGTCCATTTTCTCTTTGTACATTTCCTCTGTTATTTCTGATTTAAGGCAGTTAATTTTTTCAGAGgactaatttttttcccttcattagTCGGTGTCCACAAACAACAAAAGGTCTCCTGGTGCAGCACCATGCAGTAGTTGGTGCTGTAACTTTCTCATGTCGCCCACACCTTCTCTGGAATGCACAGCTGTTGTCTGGCTCCTGTTGGTGACTCTTCGCTCTGATGGACATTGTTGCTTATGTATTTTTACGAAGGTATAGCTAACATATTCTGTCTCAGTCATTAGGTCATCAATGTGATTTGGTTTTGTCTATTAAGATGAACAAATGTTCAACTTAcctacatatatatgtatgtatctCTCTCTCATATCTTTATACTCCAGCTGTTGACTCGGTGTCCATTGCTAGTGTATTAATTTTAGTAATGCACATTCTAATTCATCCTACCCATACAGTCTGTCCGCTGGAAACAGGACTGTTTTCAGTTTCCTCCTTCCAACCGTCTGCCAAATCATTTCAGAATACATTCTTTCATACGCCCCGGCTCTCAAGCCATTTGGAGCAAAGTCCATCACCTACTCTGGAGCTACAACATCAGCCATAATAGACGGTCTGCAGGCCGGGGAGCgctatattttcaaaattcgTGCAGCAAACAGGAGGGGACCAGGTCCTCAGTCTAAAGCCTTCAGTGTTGCCATCCCAGCAGGTGAGCACCAAGCCACACACTGATTGCGTAGTCTGCCCATTCTTGCCTTGGTCCCAGTTATGTTCATTCTTACCGACTTTTCTTAGCTTCCTCTGTGCTCCATCTGACCTTCCTTAatactgtttctgtttctgcagcatGTAAAAGGACATTTTATggatattttaacattttaaataaacacatacCATACTCTATTTCCTGCATGAAAACACTATGTGCTCTTGTTATCCAAAGGCCAAAGAATACAATGCTTTGGGTCGTTGGTTGCGCTGTTGCTGACAACTCCCGCTCTTGAAAGCCAGTTAGACAGGCTTATTCAGGTACTACTCCCTGTGCTTGCTTCTTGCCAAAAAGATGCTGTTGTGAGGACAGATTTGCTGGGTTAACTAAGAAGGTGGGCCACAGCCTCAGATGGAATAATGCAGCATCATGCCATCAACATGACTAAGCCCTGCTGAAGATTTGATTCCACTGATACGATGTTGCAGTTCCTGCTTTTAGAtgcttgattttaatttttctaagttTTACCCAAGTTACAATAATTCTCCATAGGCTGgttaatacagaaataattcttGTCTTATATTCTCATAAGTTGTCTTGTTCTTGCTACATGACTGGTTTCTTCTCAGTCAGGTTTTTGTGCTTCTTCTATCGTTAtgaataaacactttttttcccccccccagcTGCTCATGAGGATTCAGTTGCTCAGCAGCAAACAAATATTCAAGATAATTCAGAGGCTAAAAAACCTGGTAATGCTGGCTCATCTCCTTCTCAACCTTCCTCTGTTTCTTCAAAAGTCCAGCCATCGCTTTCCTCTAAGCAGTCATCTGTTCGCTCACCTAATGTTAGTGATAAAAAGAGTCTTCTTTCTGAatataagaataaaatattgaCTCGAGGAGGGGTCTTAAGTAAATCTCAGTTACCTTCTAGAAAGACAGGCGGGATAGAACCTGATCTCCAATCCACCGAAGTGACAGATGATCGCGATTCCTCCCAAGAAGCTCCAACGACACCACCAAAAGCCCAGGATCAGAGGAGGATTGTTAGACCCTTGTCACCTAGTCGGCTGGTCCACCCTGTCCTTGCCTCAGGGAGGACCCCTGTTCGAACCCACACATCAGAGGTGTCACAGCagacaaacacagagaaacatgACCCACCAGCGCTGTTACCATTGTCAGCACAACGCTCTTCTGCCTCGTCTGTTCCTAAATACACAGATAATGAAACGAAGCAACTGAGGCAAGGCAACACTAATGTGCCTTCTAAAACCTCTTCCCATCCTCTGCCTGCCAAAAATAATGGTCTTGCAGATAATGTGGAAGAAAAGCCAGACCCCATGCTGGTGAAAGTGTCTTCTAAAACTTCAGAGACTAGTCACCTGGCTTTGCCATCAAATCGGCAGTCTGCTATCTCTCATGAGGTTGTCCCAAGCCATCCCAGTAGGTCTGGCTCTCTAGGTCATTCACATCAACGCACTTCCAAATCAGCAGATTCCCATGCTCATGATAGCCATAATGAGTTTGACAGTGAAGAAGCAGAGGACAGAGCAGGACAGCCCAGTTCTAGGTCGCAGCAAACAAGGCTGCCCTCAGGCTCCAGTTCTCACATGTGGAAGGATTCAAAATCAGCTGCGGTGGCAGTCTCATCAAGGTCTACTCTTTCTGGTCATGTTTCACCTCACTCTCGCTCCTCCACCAGTGCCAAATCCGACGGAAAGGATATTAATAAGAATTATAGGGAGGACTCACAAGATGCAAACTCCTCATTTCCTTCTCTACCCTCTTCCAGGCAGTCTTCTTCAGCAATCTATTCCAAGAGGAGAAATCCTCAAGTCGATTCTGATTCTCACCTCAGAGAGACGCAGAGTGAAAAGTCACCCCGCTCTGACTCAGAAGAACAACGAAGTCGAGCGACTGCTCCAGAAAAGTATTCTCTTTTGCAGTCTTCTCTTTCCAAACAGAAGCCTGAAGAGCAGGACAGTCGAGAGGTAAAAGAAACCCTTGCTCGATCAAAACCAAGTGTATCTTTGCCTAAAAAGACATTCTCCTCTCATCTTCCATTGGAGAAGACCTCCCGCTCAGAGCCTCTGCAGAGGGCACAAACTAGTCCTTCCTTACTGCATTCAAGGGGCCGGCGCCTCCCATCTCATGTCTCATCCCAGAGTAACGAAGAATTGCAGGAAGATGATGATGAGGATGTAACAGAAGGCAGTGACAAAGCAAGCAGCCAGTCTGTGTTTCCTAAAGACATGTCCTCTTCTAGGGGATTACCTGCATCTTTCTCTCAGGGAAGCTCAAGTTCATCTCTATcaaagcaacagcagccagGTTCTCGGGTACCTTCCTACAAACCAAAACTTACTCAGCCAGACTCCAGTTCTGCCAGTGATATAGCAAAAGACAACCAGTATAATCCAAGGTCATCATCCACTTCTTCCAGACAAGCTCGTCCTTCATTACCTACTCGCTCAATGGTTGCTACAAGAACAGTGTcccaaccacaaaaaaaatatggcCTGTTGCCCTCAAAAATGTCCAAAGCTGAACTTCCTCAAAaagtttcttcctcctcttcatctaAATCTCATCAGTCAGTTTCTAATGAAGAGGATGATGATTACAGTGAATATGATCAGAAAGAAGTGGAAGAGAAACACACATCTTTGGCAGCAAAATGGTCCCCTTCTGTTTCTAGAGGTAACAAAAACACATACGATGACACTACTAGCAATAAAAGGAAATCTGTGGACACTCTTCTACCTCACAAGGTAAGctctgaagaggaagagaaggaaaaaactccaacattaaaaatatcttctcctGAATCACCAGGAAGCTCTGCCATAGCATCACGGATTACTCAGTCCTCTAACAACCATACCCCATCTAAACCAAGCTTTGTCTGGCCACGTTCTTCTGCATCTACCACCATACACACTGTTTCTCCAACAGTTTCTTCTTCCACTTTGTCCCCTCGCCAGCGACTGTTGAACTCCAGGCTACGGAGCCCTTCACAACGGCAATTTGTTAGACCTCCTTATAGACAAGGTATCTTGTCTTTGTTGTAGTAATCTCACTGAATTGTGTTTGTCCTAAGATCAGCAGTTAGATGAAAAGTCCTCCATCAGAACGCAGGTTCAGTTATTGAGTATAAtgtattactttttattttggtggttCTCAGGGAGCCCAGTTCTTGAGGCCTGATCAGTGTAACGTGGTGCGCCAGACCTTTGGTCCTGTGGTCTGATCTGCACAGGATCTCATGATCCACAGAAGAGATGACAGAGTTAGGTACTAAATTGGAAAAAGGTCTATGTTCCTTACTGAGCAATGACTTCAGTGAATACTCACTGAAAGAACATTTGTACT
This region of Nyctibius grandis isolate bNycGra1 chromosome 1, bNycGra1.pri, whole genome shotgun sequence genomic DNA includes:
- the FNDC1 gene encoding fibronectin type III domain-containing protein 1, which translates into the protein MNSWVEEGRAVDVVYLDFSKAFDTVSHDILIGKLRKCGLDEWTEVWLIHQKAVLPFSETWTEKDMPNRPLRVRAQSPDGKLSFRWKPPYGAGFRGPRSRSQGYLRGYGESSRRMSYTPLLQERQNQEARKLASESVHVVSLPSRSSQGRSQPVYRSSLTKRKVTEEEEVEVAQDITVRVMSSQSVLVTWTDPLYEKQKVAANRQYSVRYREKGESARWDYKQVSNRRALVENLLPDTMYEFAVQILEGEKEGKWSVSVYQRTPEAAPASAPENLDVWPLKGKPTSVAASWDALPESEGKVKEYILSYAPALKPFGAKSITYSGATTSAIIDGLQAGERYIFKIRAANRRGPGPQSKAFSVAIPAAAHEDSVAQQQTNIQDNSEAKKPGNAGSSPSQPSSVSSKVQPSLSSKQSSVRSPNVSDKKSLLSEYKNKILTRGGVLSKSQLPSRKTGGIEPDLQSTEVTDDRDSSQEAPTTPPKAQDQRRIVRPLSPSRLVHPVLASGRTPVRTHTSEVSQQTNTEKHDPPALLPLSAQRSSASSVPKYTDNETKQLRQGNTNVPSKTSSHPLPAKNNGLADNVEEKPDPMLVKVSSKTSETSHLALPSNRQSAISHEVVPSHPSRSGSLGHSHQRTSKSADSHAHDSHNEFDSEEAEDRAGQPSSRSQQTRLPSGSSSHMWKDSKSAAVAVSSRSTLSGHVSPHSRSSTSAKSDGKDINKNYREDSQDANSSFPSLPSSRQSSSAIYSKRRNPQVDSDSHLRETQSEKSPRSDSEEQRSRATAPEKYSLLQSSLSKQKPEEQDSREVKETLARSKPSVSLPKKTFSSHLPLEKTSRSEPLQRAQTSPSLLHSRGRRLPSHVSSQSNEELQEDDDEDVTEGSDKASSQSVFPKDMSSSRGLPASFSQGSSSSSLSKQQQPGSRVPSYKPKLTQPDSSSASDIAKDNQYNPRSSSTSSRQARPSLPTRSMVATRTVSQPQKKYGLLPSKMSKAELPQKVSSSSSSKSHQSVSNEEDDDYSEYDQKEVEEKHTSLAAKWSPSVSRGNKNTYDDTTSNKRKSVDTLLPHKVSSEEEEKEKTPTLKISSPESPGSSAIASRITQSSNNHTPSKPSFVWPRSSASTTIHTVSPTVSSSTLSPRQRLLNSRLRSPSQRQFVRPPYRQGYNGRPNLTTKNGNGNGKILPGNNGKPSGQRVINGPQGTKWIVDLDRGLVLNVEGKYLQDSQGNPLRVKLGGDGRTIVDEKGAPMVSPDGLPLFGHGRFSKPVASAQDKPIISLGGKPLIGLEMIKRTTTPSTTTTTIPPTTTTTTTTTTTTIATTTTSTPEPTTTEPPTEKPPPTCPPGTYAQYDDEGNLLLGFDGLPVCNAEDTFSGLDSDVTATPEAYVIYDDDYEFFESTLPPTITTVITTTASTTTELEVVYPETSVVGTGPVSEYDIAGKKRFTAPYVTYLNKDPAVPCSLTEALEHFQVESLDEIIPNDLREKELSPLKAPHNITVVAVEGCHSFVIVDWAKPTQGDMVTGYLVYSASYDDFLKNKWSTRTAGTTHLPIENLKPNTRYYFKVQAKNPFGYGPVSSSVSFITESDNPLLIVRPPGGEPIWIPFTFKYDPTYSDCSGKQYVKRTWYRKFVGVVLCNSLRYKIYLSDDLKDTFYSIGDSWGRGEDHCQFVDSHLDGRTGPQSYVEALPTIRGYYRQYRQEPVSFGRIGYTTPYYYVGWYECGVPIPGKW